A single Cryptosporangium phraense DNA region contains:
- a CDS encoding glycoside hydrolase family 76 protein: MTWPERAAAAHAVLLHRFGRRGGLFRLSDPPLPGDRWRLGYWWQAQALDALVDAQQRAPSAAGTHRIRAFVAALYAVRGGRLVNDYYDDVAWMALALLRAGHPRTARRLWRHLQSGWSDVHGGGICWSRGQPDYKNVPANGPCAILAARLYRHDGDPADLDWARRIVAWIDDTLVDHRTGLVADGIGRRGDDHIDADWLFTYTHGVVIGAHDELFALTGDAHHAERAAATVRAVETHLAPDGILPDEGDGDGAMFRGILARYLAPRELPLLRRSAEQTWAHRDTEGRFGPTLAAHLSGLSLCEQLARFSQNSQPPGAHRP; encoded by the coding sequence ATGACCTGGCCCGAGCGCGCGGCCGCCGCGCACGCGGTGCTGCTGCACCGCTTCGGCCGCCGCGGCGGCCTCTTCCGGCTCTCCGACCCGCCGTTGCCCGGCGACCGGTGGCGCCTCGGCTACTGGTGGCAGGCCCAGGCTCTGGACGCTCTGGTGGACGCCCAGCAGCGCGCGCCGTCCGCGGCCGGGACGCATCGGATCCGGGCGTTCGTGGCCGCCCTGTACGCGGTGCGCGGCGGCCGTCTGGTCAACGACTACTACGACGACGTGGCCTGGATGGCGCTCGCGCTGTTACGCGCCGGCCACCCCCGCACGGCCCGTCGGCTGTGGCGGCACCTGCAGTCCGGCTGGAGCGACGTCCACGGCGGCGGTATCTGCTGGTCACGCGGGCAGCCGGACTACAAGAACGTGCCGGCCAACGGCCCGTGCGCGATCCTGGCCGCCCGGCTGTACCGCCACGACGGCGACCCGGCCGACCTCGACTGGGCCCGCCGGATCGTCGCCTGGATCGACGACACGCTGGTCGACCACCGCACCGGCCTGGTCGCCGACGGCATCGGCCGCCGGGGCGACGACCATATCGACGCCGACTGGCTGTTCACCTACACCCACGGCGTGGTGATCGGCGCCCACGACGAGCTGTTCGCGCTCACCGGCGACGCCCACCACGCCGAGCGGGCCGCGGCCACCGTCCGCGCGGTCGAGACGCACCTGGCCCCGGACGGGATCCTCCCCGACGAGGGGGACGGCGACGGGGCGATGTTCCGCGGAATCCTGGCCCGCTACCTCGCCCCGCGCGAACTGCCTCTGTTGCGACGTTCCGCGGAACAGACCTGGGCGCACCGGGACACCGAGGGCCGGTTCGGCCCGACCCTGGCCGCGCACCTGTCCGGGCTGTCCCTCTGTGAACAGCTGGCCCGGTTCTCCCAAAATTCACAGCCCCCTGGCGCCCACCGCCCGTAA
- a CDS encoding alpha/beta fold hydrolase, giving the protein MGTITTDDGTEIFFKDWGTGQPIVFSHGWPLSSDDWDAQLMFFLSHGYRVIAHDRRGHGRSTQTSDGHDMDHYADDLAALTAHLELRDAIHVGHSTGGGEVVHYIARHGEERVARAVLISAVPPIMVQTESNPGGLPKSVFDDIQTQVATRRSQFYRDLPSTAFYGFNREGVEPIEAVIQNWWRQGMMGGAKAHYDGVVAFSQTDFTEDLKKITVPALVMHGDDDQVVPYADSGPLSAELLQNGTLKTYAGFPHGMPTTQAETINADLLEWLQS; this is encoded by the coding sequence ATGGGCACAATCACCACCGACGACGGTACCGAGATCTTCTTCAAGGACTGGGGCACCGGGCAGCCGATCGTCTTCAGCCACGGCTGGCCGCTGTCGTCCGACGACTGGGACGCCCAGCTCATGTTCTTCCTGTCGCACGGCTACCGGGTCATCGCCCACGACCGGCGCGGCCACGGACGCTCGACGCAGACCAGCGACGGCCACGACATGGACCACTACGCCGACGACCTGGCCGCGCTGACCGCGCACCTCGAGCTGCGCGACGCGATCCACGTCGGGCACTCGACCGGCGGCGGCGAGGTCGTCCACTACATCGCCCGGCACGGTGAGGAGCGGGTCGCGCGGGCGGTGCTGATCAGCGCGGTACCGCCGATCATGGTGCAGACCGAGTCGAACCCGGGCGGCCTGCCCAAGAGCGTGTTCGACGACATCCAGACCCAGGTCGCCACCCGGCGCTCGCAGTTCTACCGCGACCTCCCGTCGACCGCGTTCTACGGCTTCAACCGTGAGGGCGTGGAGCCGATCGAGGCCGTCATCCAGAACTGGTGGCGCCAGGGCATGATGGGCGGCGCGAAGGCCCACTACGACGGCGTCGTCGCGTTCTCGCAGACCGACTTCACCGAGGACCTGAAGAAGATCACGGTGCCCGCGCTGGTCATGCACGGCGACGACGACCAGGTCGTGCCGTACGCCGACTCGGGCCCGCTCTCGGCCGAGCTCCTGCAGAACGGCACGCTCAAGACCTACGCGGGCTTCCCGCACGGCATGCCGACCACCCAGGCCGAGACGATCAACGCGGACCTGCTGGAGTGGCTCCAGTCCTAG
- a CDS encoding AhpC/TSA family protein, which yields MDDRERGGSELVGGERQFRRFAGCPVCNLHLRTVVQRHGELVAGGVEEVVVFHSPADELREHAADLPFAVVADPGKRLYREFGVESGRGALLNSRVWPVIALAVFRSAIAVARDRERPPSRSQPGGRLGLPADFLIAPDGTVVAEKHGEHAYDQWSVDEILAQARTGATPAGPR from the coding sequence ATCGACGACCGCGAGCGCGGCGGCAGCGAGCTGGTCGGTGGTGAGCGACAGTTCCGCCGGTTCGCCGGCTGCCCCGTCTGCAATCTCCATTTGCGGACGGTCGTCCAGCGGCACGGCGAGCTGGTCGCCGGAGGCGTCGAAGAAGTCGTGGTCTTCCACTCGCCGGCCGACGAGCTGCGCGAGCACGCCGCGGACCTGCCGTTCGCGGTCGTGGCCGACCCGGGCAAGCGGCTGTACCGGGAGTTCGGGGTCGAATCCGGCCGGGGCGCGCTGCTGAACTCGCGGGTGTGGCCGGTGATCGCGCTCGCGGTGTTCCGCAGCGCGATCGCGGTGGCGCGGGATCGCGAACGCCCGCCGAGCCGCTCACAGCCCGGCGGGCGTCTGGGTCTACCCGCGGATTTCCTCATCGCGCCCGACGGCACGGTCGTCGCCGAGAAGCACGGCGAGCACGCCTACGACCAGTGGAGCGTCGACGAGATCCTGGCCCAGGCTAGGACTGGAGCCACTCCAGCAGGTCCGCGTTGA
- a CDS encoding TetR/AcrR family transcriptional regulator — MEIADGAAGEPAELSLTTDQLAAAALAVVDRSGLAGLSMRTVGGELGMSTMGLYRYVADRDELERLVVDRVFDAVDVRPPAEGPWERQVEDLVGRVRNAFAEHPAVVALTLVHRHRSPGALRWAETLLAVLSDAGFTDRERLIALRALFSYLVGALQLEHLGPLAGAGTRELAGLPPDEFPHTTANARYAQGVTADEEFTEGLRMLLRGLSPTPRDP; from the coding sequence ATGGAGATTGCAGACGGGGCAGCCGGCGAACCGGCGGAACTGTCGCTCACCACCGACCAGCTCGCTGCCGCCGCGCTCGCGGTCGTCGATCGGAGCGGGCTGGCGGGGCTGTCGATGCGCACGGTCGGGGGCGAGCTCGGGATGAGCACGATGGGGCTGTACCGGTACGTCGCCGACCGGGACGAGCTCGAGCGGCTCGTCGTCGACCGCGTGTTCGACGCGGTCGACGTCCGACCTCCGGCCGAGGGACCGTGGGAGCGCCAGGTCGAAGACCTGGTCGGGCGGGTGCGGAACGCGTTCGCCGAACATCCGGCGGTGGTCGCGCTGACGCTGGTCCACCGGCACCGCTCCCCGGGCGCGCTGCGCTGGGCCGAGACGCTGCTGGCGGTCCTGAGCGACGCCGGATTCACCGACCGGGAGCGGCTGATCGCGCTGCGGGCGCTGTTCAGCTACCTGGTCGGCGCGCTGCAGCTCGAACACCTCGGGCCGCTCGCCGGCGCCGGCACCCGTGAGCTGGCCGGTCTGCCGCCGGACGAGTTCCCGCACACCACGGCCAACGCCCGCTACGCACAGGGCGTCACCGCGGACGAGGAGTTCACCGAGGGCCTCCGTATGCTCCTGCGGGGTTTGTCACCGACCCCGAGGGACCCATGA
- a CDS encoding DUF1345 domain-containing protein produces MFTSIVGIGAGFQIVLSTNADSKLLAEVVGLPCVLLAWGILHFGYAERYAKTFYAADPDDPPLAFPNIDKPTYVEFAYFSFTLGTTFSVSDVETRTSEIRLQVLSHSILSFLYNTATIGIAVSVLTS; encoded by the coding sequence ATCTTCACCAGCATCGTCGGCATTGGGGCCGGGTTCCAGATCGTGCTGAGCACCAACGCCGACTCGAAACTGCTGGCCGAGGTCGTCGGGTTGCCCTGCGTGCTGCTGGCCTGGGGGATCCTGCACTTCGGCTACGCCGAGCGCTACGCCAAGACCTTCTACGCCGCCGATCCGGACGACCCGCCACTGGCGTTCCCGAACATCGACAAGCCGACGTACGTCGAGTTCGCGTACTTCTCGTTCACGCTCGGCACGACGTTCTCGGTGTCGGACGTCGAGACCCGGACCAGCGAGATCCGGCTGCAGGTCTTGTCGCACAGCATCCTGTCGTTCCTCTACAACACCGCGACGATCGGCATCGCGGTCAGCGTCCTGACCAGCTGA
- a CDS encoding LLM class flavin-dependent oxidoreductase, which produces MTAPMQVGYADILRVWEEADALPAIEHAWLFDHFMPIGGPPDGPILEGWTLLSALAARTERLRLGLLVTSNRFRPPAVLAKIATTVDVVSNGRLDFGIGVGSRPSMPIARREYDGLGLPYDDAATATANLAEALTAIKRIWTSAEPFDSGDLKGAFQRPQPVQRPHPPIVIGGRAKATLRVVAEHADVWNIPGGDLADVVERSAMLDAYCAEIGRDPASIVRSIHLGVSYDQADATRRAIGAALDAGFRHVVLSVSPPYPEGVARWVADEIITPSAG; this is translated from the coding sequence ATGACCGCACCCATGCAGGTCGGCTACGCCGACATCCTCCGCGTCTGGGAGGAGGCGGACGCGCTGCCGGCGATCGAGCACGCCTGGCTGTTCGACCACTTCATGCCGATCGGCGGCCCTCCGGACGGCCCGATCCTCGAGGGCTGGACGCTGCTCTCGGCGCTCGCCGCCCGCACCGAGCGGCTCCGGCTCGGCCTGCTCGTCACGAGCAACCGGTTCCGGCCCCCGGCGGTGCTGGCCAAGATCGCCACGACCGTCGACGTCGTCTCGAACGGGCGGCTGGACTTCGGGATCGGCGTCGGATCCCGTCCGAGCATGCCGATCGCGCGCCGGGAGTACGACGGCCTCGGCCTGCCGTACGACGACGCGGCCACCGCGACCGCGAACCTCGCGGAGGCGCTGACCGCGATCAAGCGGATCTGGACCTCGGCCGAGCCGTTCGACTCCGGCGACCTGAAGGGTGCGTTCCAGCGGCCGCAGCCGGTCCAGCGTCCCCACCCGCCGATCGTGATCGGCGGCCGGGCGAAGGCGACGCTGCGCGTCGTCGCCGAGCACGCCGACGTGTGGAACATCCCCGGTGGTGACCTCGCCGACGTCGTCGAACGCAGCGCGATGCTCGACGCCTACTGCGCCGAGATCGGCCGCGACCCCGCGTCGATCGTCCGGTCGATCCACCTCGGCGTCTCCTACGACCAGGCGGACGCGACGCGACGCGCGATCGGTGCGGCGCTGGACGCCGGTTTCCGGCACGTGGTGCTGAGCGTGTCCCCGCCCTACCCCGAGGGCGTCGCCCGCTGGGTGGCCGACGAGATCATCACGCCGTCAGCCGGCTGA
- a CDS encoding aldo/keto reductase: MQYRTLGRTGTQVSTLVLGTMNFGAIGRTTQEDATAIVDAALDAGINLIDTADMYSQGQSEEMVGRAIKGRRDDIVLATKANEPMGDERNHRGSSRRWLYTALDDSLKRLGTDHVDLYQIHRWDPTTSDEETLSALTDLQRAGKIRYFGSSTFPAYRIVQAHHAATENGLRKYATEQPSYSILQRGIEADVLPVTSEYGMGVLVWSPLASGWLSGAIRAGQNADTYRASVMPQRFDTSIPANQRRLDAVEQLAKVAEQAGLTMVQLALGFVTAHPGVTSAIVGPRTLEHLRGQLEAADTVLGPDVLDAIDAIVAPGLDLAPDEKFATPPALLDPALRRRP; this comes from the coding sequence ATGCAGTACCGCACGCTGGGACGGACCGGGACGCAGGTCAGCACGCTCGTGCTGGGCACGATGAACTTCGGCGCGATCGGACGCACCACCCAGGAGGACGCCACCGCGATCGTCGACGCCGCCCTCGACGCCGGCATCAACCTCATCGACACCGCGGACATGTACAGCCAGGGCCAGTCGGAGGAGATGGTCGGCCGGGCCATCAAGGGCCGCCGCGACGACATCGTGCTGGCCACCAAGGCCAACGAGCCGATGGGCGACGAGCGCAACCACCGCGGCAGCTCCCGCCGCTGGCTCTACACCGCCCTCGACGACAGCCTGAAACGGCTCGGCACCGACCACGTCGACCTCTACCAGATCCACCGCTGGGACCCCACGACCAGCGACGAGGAGACCCTCTCGGCGCTCACCGACCTGCAGCGCGCGGGCAAGATCCGCTACTTCGGGTCCTCGACGTTCCCGGCCTACCGCATCGTCCAGGCCCACCACGCGGCCACGGAGAACGGCCTCCGGAAGTACGCCACCGAACAGCCCAGCTACTCGATCCTGCAGCGCGGAATCGAGGCCGACGTACTCCCCGTGACGAGCGAGTACGGAATGGGCGTGCTGGTCTGGAGCCCGCTCGCCTCCGGCTGGCTCTCCGGCGCGATCCGCGCCGGCCAGAACGCCGACACGTACCGCGCCTCCGTGATGCCCCAGCGGTTCGACACGAGCATCCCGGCCAACCAGCGCCGCCTCGACGCCGTCGAGCAGCTCGCCAAGGTCGCCGAGCAGGCCGGCCTCACGATGGTCCAGCTCGCGCTCGGGTTCGTCACCGCGCACCCCGGCGTCACCTCGGCGATCGTCGGCCCGCGCACGCTCGAGCACCTGCGCGGTCAGCTGGAGGCCGCCGACACGGTGCTCGGCCCGGACGTCCTCGACGCGATCGACGCGATCGTCGCCCCCGGCCTCGACCTGGCCCCGGACGAGAAGTTCGCGACCCCGCCCGCGCTCCTCGACCCGGCCCTGCGGCGGCGCCCGTGA
- a CDS encoding TetR/AcrR family transcriptional regulator, giving the protein MAAPTRRADAQRNAKALLDAAAAEFVRSGVEAPVRDIAARAGVGVGTFYRHFPTRADLIVAVYRHQVEECVAAGPALLASESSPFVALERWVGLFVDFLVTKHGLAAALRSDDAQFEALHTYFLDRLVPVLTGLFEAAVSAGEVRGDVDPFAFMFGVGNLCAGEGMDPRYDARQLVGLLITGLRVR; this is encoded by the coding sequence ATGGCAGCACCGACGAGGCGGGCCGACGCCCAGCGCAACGCGAAGGCGCTGCTCGACGCGGCCGCGGCCGAGTTCGTCCGCTCGGGCGTCGAGGCGCCGGTGCGCGACATCGCCGCGCGGGCCGGCGTCGGAGTGGGCACGTTCTACCGGCACTTCCCGACGCGCGCCGACCTGATCGTCGCGGTCTACCGGCACCAGGTCGAGGAGTGCGTGGCGGCCGGCCCGGCGCTGCTCGCGAGCGAGTCGTCGCCGTTCGTGGCGCTCGAACGTTGGGTCGGGCTGTTCGTCGACTTCCTGGTCACCAAGCACGGGCTGGCCGCCGCGCTACGCTCGGACGACGCCCAGTTCGAGGCGCTGCACACGTACTTCCTGGACCGGCTGGTGCCGGTGCTGACGGGACTGTTCGAGGCCGCGGTGTCGGCCGGGGAGGTCCGGGGGGACGTCGACCCGTTCGCGTTCATGTTCGGGGTCGGGAACCTGTGCGCGGGCGAGGGCATGGATCCCCGGTACGACGCCCGCCAGCTGGTCGGGCTGTTGATCACGGGCCTGCGCGTCCGATGA
- a CDS encoding FAD-dependent oxidoreductase, whose protein sequence is MRALVVGAGIGGSTAALALSAAGWDVTVHEAHPKLAGSGPGAFLTLAPNGLLALEQVGAASVARSVGFELSTLALLDASGFEVAVRPMGEFRCLLWIELVAALHREVRQRGIPVLHDRRVESVSGREADVVVGADGLWSTLRRAIDPARPRYTGQRVFFGYTPGAVSVAGVSAAPGRFTIIRGSASVFGYTVSPSGVAYWFARVTDALGSDESPGYLLDRLRPDATPAAGLAAASGGRIRVTDAYDLPGVRRWRAGRLLLLGDAAHAAAPATGQGASMAMEDAVILAKALRDSDDVDAALALYERVRRPRVEANTEASARSTAGSAPGPGVETDIAAQLDWGRRLGG, encoded by the coding sequence ATGAGGGCGCTGGTCGTCGGGGCCGGCATCGGCGGATCGACGGCCGCGCTGGCGCTGTCCGCGGCCGGCTGGGACGTCACCGTGCACGAGGCGCACCCGAAGCTGGCCGGAAGCGGCCCCGGCGCGTTCCTGACGCTGGCGCCGAACGGGTTGCTCGCGCTGGAGCAGGTGGGCGCCGCCTCGGTCGCGCGATCGGTCGGGTTCGAACTGTCGACCCTGGCGCTGCTCGACGCCTCCGGATTCGAGGTCGCGGTGCGGCCGATGGGGGAGTTCCGGTGCCTGCTGTGGATCGAGTTGGTGGCCGCGTTACACCGGGAGGTGCGGCAGCGGGGTATTCCGGTGCTGCACGACCGGCGGGTGGAGTCGGTGTCCGGCCGGGAGGCCGATGTCGTGGTCGGCGCCGACGGGCTGTGGTCGACGCTGCGCCGGGCGATCGATCCGGCCCGCCCCCGCTACACCGGCCAGCGGGTGTTCTTCGGCTACACGCCCGGTGCGGTGTCGGTCGCCGGAGTCTCGGCCGCGCCGGGCCGGTTCACCATTATTCGCGGCTCGGCCTCGGTGTTCGGGTACACGGTCTCCCCGTCGGGGGTCGCCTACTGGTTCGCGCGGGTGACCGACGCCCTCGGATCCGACGAGTCGCCCGGCTACCTGCTCGACCGTCTGCGGCCCGACGCCACCCCGGCCGCCGGGCTCGCCGCCGCGTCCGGCGGCCGCATCCGCGTCACCGACGCCTACGACCTGCCGGGCGTCCGGCGGTGGCGCGCCGGTCGCCTACTGCTTCTGGGGGACGCCGCGCACGCGGCCGCCCCGGCGACCGGACAGGGCGCCTCGATGGCGATGGAGGACGCGGTGATCCTGGCCAAGGCGCTGCGCGATTCCGACGATGTGGACGCGGCGTTGGCGCTGTACGAGCGGGTGCGGCGACCGCGGGTGGAGGCGAACACCGAGGCGTCGGCGCGGTCGACCGCCGGTTCTGCTCCTGGCCCGGGGGTCGAGACCGACATCGCGGCGCAGCTGGACTGGGGGCGCAGGCTAGGCGGGTAG
- a CDS encoding DUF1416 domain-containing protein, translating to MSTAQIDYGDVPTWISSVGGLLSLVAAGTAAWIAWKLLVTERTRDRQAADDARRAQAGLIAAWIPDATDREGLDQATIRVLVRNNSTLPVYRVLVAIVVRSDDGFTEVASSGGPQGRFREFAAPGDNEIRVMVPATTNRRRVVLTFRDAAGVEWRRDHDGALTELPA from the coding sequence GTGTCCACCGCGCAGATCGACTACGGCGACGTGCCGACCTGGATCTCCTCCGTCGGTGGGCTGCTCTCGCTGGTGGCGGCCGGCACCGCGGCGTGGATCGCGTGGAAGCTGCTCGTCACCGAGCGGACGCGCGACCGCCAGGCCGCCGACGACGCCCGGCGCGCTCAGGCCGGGCTGATCGCCGCCTGGATACCCGACGCCACTGACCGCGAAGGCCTCGACCAGGCGACGATCCGCGTCCTGGTCCGCAACAACAGCACGCTTCCCGTCTATCGGGTCCTGGTCGCGATCGTGGTTCGCAGCGACGACGGGTTCACCGAGGTCGCCTCGTCCGGCGGTCCGCAGGGACGATTCCGCGAATTCGCGGCGCCCGGCGACAACGAGATCCGGGTGATGGTCCCGGCGACGACCAACCGGCGCCGGGTCGTCCTGACGTTCCGGGACGCAGCCGGCGTCGAGTGGAGACGAGACCACGACGGCGCGCTCACCGAACTACCCGCCTAG
- a CDS encoding cytochrome P450, whose protein sequence is MEGRQDPYPRYARLREISPIVRADDGALVVTGYPECTTVVRDGRFVHPPSEVLSLLGFPDWEDHPALQQMFTSMLLLNPPDHTRLRRLVSSAFTARRVQALRPAIESMVDDLLDAMSGDVDFVESFAFPLPVGVIGELLGVPENDRAQFRTLVRDWTQVLEVITPSVLETADPAAETIRDYLAELADERRRFPADDLLSALVQAQTDDERLTDDEILANAALLFAAGFETTTGLLANGLTALLTHPEQAEALASRPEELARPAVEELLRFDSPVQISARLTAEPVELAGVAVGAGERVVAYLGAGNHDPRRFAAPSELRLDRADNAPLSFGGGIHYCLGAPLARLEAQVAFPALLRRFPELRLTGEAQRRDSLSLKGFLTRPVHTG, encoded by the coding sequence ATGGAGGGTCGGCAGGACCCGTATCCTCGGTACGCCCGGCTCCGGGAGATCTCGCCGATCGTCCGGGCCGACGACGGCGCGCTGGTCGTGACCGGCTACCCGGAGTGCACCACGGTGGTCCGCGACGGCCGGTTCGTGCACCCGCCGTCGGAGGTGCTGTCGCTGCTCGGCTTCCCCGACTGGGAGGACCATCCCGCGCTGCAGCAGATGTTCACCAGCATGCTGCTGCTCAACCCGCCCGACCACACCCGGCTCCGCCGGTTGGTCAGCTCCGCGTTCACCGCCCGCCGGGTCCAGGCCCTCCGTCCGGCGATCGAGTCCATGGTGGACGATTTGCTGGACGCGATGAGCGGCGACGTGGATTTCGTCGAGTCGTTCGCGTTTCCGCTGCCGGTGGGGGTGATCGGCGAGCTGCTCGGCGTGCCGGAGAACGATCGGGCGCAGTTCCGGACGCTGGTCCGGGACTGGACGCAGGTGCTCGAGGTGATCACGCCGTCGGTGCTGGAGACGGCCGATCCGGCCGCCGAGACGATCCGGGACTACCTGGCCGAGCTGGCCGACGAGCGCCGCCGGTTCCCGGCCGACGACCTGCTGTCGGCGCTCGTCCAGGCCCAGACCGACGACGAGCGCCTCACCGACGACGAGATCCTGGCCAACGCGGCGCTGCTGTTCGCGGCCGGCTTCGAGACGACGACCGGCCTGCTGGCCAACGGTCTGACCGCGTTGCTGACGCATCCCGAGCAGGCCGAGGCGCTGGCGTCGCGGCCCGAGGAGCTGGCCCGGCCGGCGGTCGAGGAGCTGCTGCGGTTCGACAGCCCGGTGCAGATCAGTGCCCGGCTCACGGCCGAGCCGGTGGAGCTGGCCGGGGTTGCGGTCGGGGCGGGTGAGCGGGTGGTCGCGTATCTGGGTGCGGGCAACCACGACCCGCGCCGGTTCGCAGCGCCGTCGGAGCTGCGGCTGGATCGGGCCGACAACGCGCCGCTGTCGTTCGGCGGCGGGATCCACTACTGCCTGGGGGCGCCGCTGGCCCGGCTCGAGGCGCAGGTCGCGTTCCCGGCGCTGCTGCGCAGGTTCCCGGAGCTGCGGCTCACCGGGGAGGCGCAGCGCCGCGACAGCCTGAGCCTGAAGGGCTTCCTCACCCGCCCGGTCCACACCGGCTAG
- a CDS encoding GNAT family N-acetyltransferase: MPQPTARLTDRLRLEPIDARHTDHLLALYQDPAVARWYGPRTRADVEREVARFAEKWRLDGVHKWMAYHRVTGVPVGRGGLSVKEVEGRKRLELGWALHRRYWGEGYATEIGREGLAFAFGDLGADEVIAFTEAHNHRSRAVMGRLGFRFTREIAIEGEPFVLYVLDRATYCSRGRRGEVAVQYGYIGSMKTTPGHRDEVIAILLSGLDGLRRAGCSRYLVAAAADDDVTIWVSEVWRSKEAHDASLRLPETRAAIAAAMPMLTGEFTSQETTVVGGLGV; the protein is encoded by the coding sequence ATGCCCCAGCCGACCGCCCGCCTGACCGACCGCCTCCGTCTGGAGCCGATCGACGCCCGGCACACCGACCACCTCCTCGCGCTCTACCAGGACCCGGCGGTCGCACGCTGGTACGGGCCACGCACCCGCGCGGACGTCGAGCGCGAGGTAGCCCGGTTCGCCGAGAAATGGCGGCTGGACGGCGTCCACAAATGGATGGCCTACCACCGGGTGACCGGCGTGCCGGTAGGGCGGGGTGGTCTGTCGGTGAAGGAGGTCGAGGGGCGGAAGCGCCTCGAGCTCGGGTGGGCGCTGCACCGGAGGTACTGGGGCGAGGGGTACGCGACCGAGATCGGCCGGGAGGGCCTGGCGTTCGCGTTCGGCGACCTCGGTGCCGACGAGGTGATCGCGTTCACCGAGGCGCACAACCATCGGTCGCGCGCGGTGATGGGCCGGCTGGGGTTCCGGTTCACCCGCGAGATCGCGATCGAGGGCGAGCCGTTCGTGCTGTACGTCCTCGACCGTGCTACCTACTGCTCCAGAGGTCGGCGCGGGGAGGTCGCGGTGCAGTACGGGTACATCGGCTCGATGAAGACCACGCCGGGTCACCGGGACGAGGTCATCGCGATCCTGCTGAGCGGCCTCGACGGCCTGCGCCGGGCCGGCTGCTCCCGCTACCTGGTGGCGGCCGCGGCCGACGACGACGTCACGATCTGGGTGAGCGAGGTCTGGCGCAGCAAGGAGGCGCACGACGCGTCGCTGCGACTGCCCGAGACCCGGGCCGCGATCGCGGCCGCGATGCCGATGCTCACCGGCGAGTTCACCAGCCAGGAGACGACGGTCGTCGGCGGTCTGGGGGTGTGA
- a CDS encoding class I SAM-dependent methyltransferase gives MFSSQGPSLRELIVQALSSVEHGYDLLAPKFDRTPFRTPDVVLDATIAALAGEGPFDDGLDVCTGTGAGVGVLEALCRGRITGVDFSAGMLAEARAAHPRATWVRADARALPLADGSIDLAVTFGALGHFLPAERPAVFAGVHRALRPGGLFTFAMEARPPRNDAWYWATLGFDSVMRVRNTVWRPPFVMYYRDSRLPAVRADLTAAGFDVTAAELTGAGHYRDGSTRILLVLARKPGASGS, from the coding sequence GTGTTCTCGTCCCAGGGCCCGTCGCTGCGTGAGCTCATCGTCCAAGCGCTCTCGTCGGTGGAGCACGGGTACGACCTGCTCGCGCCGAAGTTCGACCGGACGCCGTTCCGCACGCCGGACGTCGTCCTCGACGCGACGATCGCCGCGCTCGCCGGCGAGGGGCCGTTCGACGACGGTCTCGACGTCTGCACCGGCACCGGCGCGGGCGTCGGCGTGCTCGAGGCGCTGTGCCGGGGCCGGATCACCGGGGTCGACTTCAGCGCCGGGATGCTCGCCGAGGCCCGGGCCGCGCACCCGCGGGCGACCTGGGTCCGGGCCGACGCCCGGGCGCTCCCGCTGGCCGACGGGAGCATCGACCTCGCGGTGACGTTCGGAGCCCTCGGGCACTTCCTCCCGGCCGAGCGGCCGGCGGTGTTCGCCGGGGTCCATCGGGCGCTGCGTCCGGGCGGGCTGTTCACGTTCGCGATGGAGGCCCGACCGCCCCGCAACGACGCCTGGTACTGGGCCACGCTCGGGTTCGATTCGGTGATGCGCGTCCGGAACACGGTGTGGCGTCCGCCGTTCGTCATGTACTACCGCGACAGCCGGTTGCCGGCGGTCCGCGCCGATCTGACCGCGGCCGGGTTCGACGTCACCGCGGCCGAACTGACCGGCGCCGGCCACTACCGGGACGGGAGCACCCGCATCCTGCTGGTCCTCGCGCGTAAACCGGGCGCCTCCGGGTCATAG